The genomic window GAAATCCGCTTGGTGGCACGCGACTTTTCGACCTTGCCCGTGGCCGCACGCTCCCTTGTGAATCATCTGCAGACGCCGGCCGAAGCGATGACTTTGGCGGCCTGACGGACGACATCAGAATAATTATCCCCACGAAAGAAGAGACCTATGCCACGCACGCTCTACGACAAGCTCTGGGACGAACACGTCGTCCATACCGAAGAAGACGGCACTTCGATTCTCTACATCGATCGCCACCTGGTCCATGAAGTGACCAGCCCGCAGGCCTTCGAAGGCCTGCGGGTGGCGGGCCGCAAGCTCTGGCGCATCAGCTCGGTCGTGGCCACTGCCGACCACAACACACCCACGACGCATTGGGAGCGCGGCTACGACGGCATCAGCGACCCGATCAGCAAGGAGCAGATCACCACGCTGGACACCAACATCGCCGAGTTCGGCGCCGCCGCGTTCTTTCCGTTCCTGAGCAAGCGCCAGGGCATCGTGCACGTGATCGGCCCCGAGTCGGGCGCGACGCTGCCGGGCATGACCGTGGTCTGCGGTGACTCGCACACATCGACGCACGGCGCGTTCGGCGCACTCGCACACGGCATCGGTACCAGCGAGGTGGAGCATGTAATGGCGACACAAACGCTGCTTGCCAGGAAGGCCAAGAACCTGCTCGTGAAGGTCGATGGCAAGCTGCCGCTCGGCTGCCAGGCCAAGGACATCGTGTTGGCGATCATCGGCAAGATCGGCACGGCCGGCGGCACCGGCTACACCATCGAATTCGCCGGCTCTGCCATCCGCGACCTGAGCATGGAAGGCCGCATGACGGTCTGCAACATGGCGATCGAGGCCGGCGCGCGCGCCGGCCTCGTGGCGGTGGACGACAAGACCATCGCGTACGTCAAGGGGCGCTCCTTTTCACCCGGCACCGATCCAAAGACCGGACTCTTCATCGGTGGCCCGGAATGGGATCAGGCCGTGGCTTACTGGGAGACCTTGCATTCCGACCCCGATGCCAAATTCGACGCCGTGGTCGAGCTCGATGCATCGCAGATCCAGCCGCAAGTCACCTGGGGCACGTCGCCTGAAATGGTCGTCGACATCAACGGCCGCGTGCCCGATCCGGACAAGGAAAAAGACGCCAACAAACGCGATGCGATCGAACGCGCACTGGTCTACATGGGCCTGGAGCCCAACAAGCCGATGAACGACATCTTTCTCGACAAGGTGTTCATCGGCTCCTGCACCAACAGCCGCATCGAGGACATGCGCGAGGCCGCCGCCGTGGTGAAGAAGCTTGGCCAGAAGGTGGCTAAGAACGTCAAGCTGGCGATGGTCGTGCCCGGCTCCGGCATGGTGAAGGAACAGGCCGAGCGCGAAGGCCTCGACAAGATCTTCATCGCCGCCGGCTTCGAATGGCGCGAGCCCGGCTGCTCGATGTGTCTGGCGATGAACTCCGACCGGCTCGAACCGGGCGAGCGTTGCGCGTCGACCAGCAACCGCAATTTCGAGGGCCGGCAAGGCGCCGGTGGACGTACGCATCTGGTGAGCCCGGCGATGGCCGCTGCCGCTGCGGTACATGGCCATTTCGTCGACGTTCGGCAGTTTGCTTGAGCCATCGCTATTCAAGGAACAGGCAAGGAAAACACCATGCAGAAATTCACCGTACACAAGGGTCTCGTTGCCCCTATGGATCGCGAAAACGTCGACACAGATGCGATCATTCCCAAGCAGTTTTTGAAGTCGATCCGCAAGACGGGCTTCGGCCCGAACCTGTTCGACGCCTGGCGCTATCTGGACCCGGGAGAGCCGGGGCAAGACCCTGCGAGCCGCAAGCCGAACCCTGATTTCGTGCTGAACCAGCCGCGCTACACCGGTGCCTCGGTGCTCATCGCCCGCAAGAACTTCGGCTGTGGTTCGTCGCGCGAGCACGCTCCGTGGGCGCTCGACCAATACGGCTTTCGCGCCATCATTGCACCGAGCTACGCCGACATCTTTTTCAACAACAGCTTCAAGAACGGCCTTCTGCCGATCGTGTTGCCAGAAGCGCAAGTCGCTCAATTGTTCGACGAGACTTTTGCCTTTCCGGGCTACAGCCTGACGGTCGATCTGGAGCGCCAGGTGGTCGTCAAGCCGGACGGCGGCGAGTTGGCTTTCGAAGTGCAGGCCTTTCGCAAGTTCTGCCTCGTCAACGGGCTCGACGACATCGGCCTGACGCTGCAAAAGCGGGACAAAATCAAGGCCTTCGAAACCGAGCGACTGGCGCAAAAGCCGTGGCTCGCGCACAGCCTCATCGCGTCGCCGATCTCGCATTGACGACCGTCGACCGCATCTCAACCACATAAGAAAATCGAACTCATGAAAATCGCAGTCCTTCCCGGCGATGGCATCGGCACCGAAATCGTGGCGGAAGCCATACGCGTGCTCGACGTGCTCGACCTTCCGTTCGAAATGGAAACGGCGCTGGTCGGCGGCGCGGCCTATGAAGCGCACGGACATCCGCTGCCGGAGGCGACTCTCAAGCTCGCGAAAGAATCCGATGCCGTGCTGTTCGGCGCGGTCGGCGACTGGAAGTACGACAAGCTAGACCGGCCGCTGCGTCCGGAGCAGGCGATCTTGGGTCTGCGTAAAAACCTGGGGCTGTTCGCCAATTTCCGCCCGGCCATCTGTTACGAGGAACTGGTCGGTGCATCGAGCCTTAAGCCTGAGCTGATTTCGGGCCTCGACATCCTGATCATTCGCGAGTTGACTGGCGACATCTACTTCGGCGCGCCGCGTGGGCGCCGCACTGCCGTGGACGGGCACTTTCCTGGCGCCGAAGAGGCCTTCGACACGATGCGCTATTCCAGACCTGAAGTCGAACGCATCGCCCACGTTGCCTTTCAGGCGGCGCGCAAACGCAGCAAGCGCGTGACCAGCGTCGACAAGGCCAACGTGCTGGAGACTTTCCAGTTCTGGAAAGACATCGTCACCGAAGTCGGCAAGGAATATCCAGATGTCGAACTGGACCACATGTACGTCGACAACGCAGCCATGCAACTCGTCAAGGCGCCAAAGAAGTTCGACGTGATCGTCACCGGCAACATGTTCGGCGACATCCTGTCGGACGAGGCGGCGATGCTCACAGGCTCGATCGGCATGCTGCCTTCGGCATCGCTGAATTCGAGCAATCAGGGCTTGTATGAGCCGAGCCACGGCAGTGCGCCCGACATTGCCGGCCAAGGGGTTGCCAATCCGTTGGCTACAATTCTGTCCGCTGCCATGATGCTCCGCTTCTCTCTCAATCAACCCGAAGCTGCCGACCGAATCGAGTCGGCGGTCAAGTCGGTGCTCGCCTCGGGCTTGCGCACTGGCGACATCTGGTCGGAAGGCACGAAGCGCGTAGGCACCCGCGCCATGGGCGACGCAGTGGTGGCAGCGCTTGCTTCTGCGATCACCAAAAAGACGATCACCGGCTAACCGCAGCCCGCTTCGTCACGCCCCCCGGCTCGACGAGCCGGGTGCCAAAGAGAAAACACTTTTTTGACAAGGGCACATTGAAATGACGAACGCATCCTCACAACCTCTGGTCGGCCTCGTCGGCTGGCGCGGCATGGTCGGCTCGGTCTTGATGGACCGCATGCAGACCGAAGGCGACTTCGGTCTCATCGAGCCGATGTTTTTTTCGACTTCCAACGCTGGTGGCAAGGCCCCGGCGATGGCAAAAAACGAAGGCACCTTGAAGGATGCGCACGACATCGACGCGCTGAAGAAGTGCGACATCGTCATCACCGCCCAGGGCGGCGAGTACACCAGCGAGGTCTACCCCAAGCTTCGCGCGGCCGGCTGGACCGGCCACTGGATCGATGCGGCGTCGACACTGCGGATGAACGACGACGCGATCATCGTGCTCGACCCGGTCAACCTGCCAGTAATCCAGACGGCGTTGGCCAAGGGCGGCAAGAACTGGATCGGCGGTAACTGCACCGTCAGCTGCATGCTGGTGGGCGTTGGTGCGCTCTACAAGGCCGGCCTGGTCGAGTGGATGACCAGCATGACCTATCAGGCAGCTTCGGGTGGCGGCGCGCAGCACATGCGCGAGTTGCTGACGCAGTTCGGCACGCTGAATGCCGAAGTGCGCTCGCTGCTCGATGACCCGAAGTCGGCCATTCTCGAAATCGATCGCAAGGTCCTGCACAAGCAGCAGAACCTGAGCGCTGCCGAAACCGCGAACTTCGGTGCGCCGCTGGGCGGCTCGCTCATTCCGTGGATCGACAAGGACCTGGGATTAGGCAAGAACCCGGGCGATGTCGATTGGGGCATCTCCAAGGAAGAGTGGAAGGGCGGCGCTGAGACCAACAAGATCCTCGGCCAAGGTCCGGGCTTCGACGTTGCACCCACGCCTGTCGACGGTTTCTGCGTGCGAGTCGGCGCCATGCGCTGTCACAGCCAGGCATTGACCTTCAAGCTGAAGAAGAACGTCCCGGTCGCAGACATCGAAGCGCTGATCGCTACTGACAACGCCTGGGCCAAGGTCGTGCCGAACACGCGTGAAGCCACCGTCGCGCAACTCACACCGGTGGCAGTCACGGGCACGATGGACATCCCGGTCGGCCGTATTCGCAAGCTGGCGATGGGGCCAGAATATGTAGGCGCCTTCACGATCGGCGATCAATTGCTTTGGGGCGCTGCGGAGCCATTGCGTCGCATGCTGCGAATCCTGATCGAGGCTTGAGCGCATTTTTGAGCGCCAAAGTAGTAGTGGGCGTTGCCTCGTCGCAACACCCTCGACACGCCGAAGTTGGCGCGCACTGGGTAGAACGGCCGCGCCGGCTTGTCAGTGCCGAATGATGGTGTTAACGTCCTCTTACACTTTTGGGCCGAGCTGCCCCTCACAGCATGACAAGACCTATGTTGCCTGCGGCCAGCGTGCCGGCCATCCGACCGACCAACAAGTTGGCCGGTTGCGGCCAGTTGTCGCTCCTCAGTGTCGCCATCGCGCTGGCACTCGGCACTGTCAGCATCGACGCCAGCGCGCTGGCGCTCGGCCGACTGAACGTGCAGTCCGCTCTGGGCGAACCGCTTCGTGCCGAGATCGATGTCACCGAGATCACTGCTTCTGAAGCCGACGGCATGAAGGTCGCCATCGCCTCGTCGGAAGCGTTTCGCGCCGCCGGTGTGGCCTACAACCCTGCACTTTCGGACGTTCGGGTGAGCCTGCAACGGCGCGCCGATGGCCGCTACGTGGTTCGCCTGACCGGTACCCGTTCGCTGAGCGATCCGTTTGTCGACCTGCTGGTCGAAGCCAACTGGAGTGCCGGCCGCATCGTGCGCGACTACACGGTGCTGCTAGATCCACCTTCCAGCCGTCAGGCCGCCGTGCCCGTGGTGCCGCTGGCGCCGCAAATCAGTGCAGCGCCGCCCGTGCAACGTGCTCCACCCGCGGCTGTACCCGCCGTTGTGCCCCCGGTGCCGCGCCGAGAGCGTCCGGCCGCAGTCGCACCCGCGCCTGCAACGGCGGCGGAGGCGCCCGTACGCACCGGTACCGCCTCGGGCGGCACGGGTACCGGTGACCAGGTCACGGTGCGCCCCGGCGACACGGCCAGCAAGATTGCAGGCGCATACAAACCCGCCGACGTTTCGCTCGACCAGATGCTGGTAGCGCTGCTGCGCGCCAACCCGAACGCGTTCGTCGGCGGCAACATCAATCGCATGAAGGCCGGCGCCGTGCTCGACGTGTCGGCCGGTTCGCAAGCGGCAAACGTGCCACCGGATGAAGCCAAAAGAACCGTCACCGCGCAGAGCCGCGACTTCGGCGAATACCGCCGTCGTCTGGCAGAAAACGCTCCTACGGCGCGCGTTGCCGCTGCCGACAGGCAAGCCGCGGGCAAGCTGCAAGCCAACGTCGAAGACCGTAACGCAGCCGCGGCATCCCCTGACAAGC from Variovorax sp. PAMC28562 includes these protein-coding regions:
- the leuB gene encoding 3-isopropylmalate dehydrogenase; amino-acid sequence: MKIAVLPGDGIGTEIVAEAIRVLDVLDLPFEMETALVGGAAYEAHGHPLPEATLKLAKESDAVLFGAVGDWKYDKLDRPLRPEQAILGLRKNLGLFANFRPAICYEELVGASSLKPELISGLDILIIRELTGDIYFGAPRGRRTAVDGHFPGAEEAFDTMRYSRPEVERIAHVAFQAARKRSKRVTSVDKANVLETFQFWKDIVTEVGKEYPDVELDHMYVDNAAMQLVKAPKKFDVIVTGNMFGDILSDEAAMLTGSIGMLPSASLNSSNQGLYEPSHGSAPDIAGQGVANPLATILSAAMMLRFSLNQPEAADRIESAVKSVLASGLRTGDIWSEGTKRVGTRAMGDAVVAALASAITKKTITG
- the leuC gene encoding 3-isopropylmalate dehydratase large subunit; protein product: MPRTLYDKLWDEHVVHTEEDGTSILYIDRHLVHEVTSPQAFEGLRVAGRKLWRISSVVATADHNTPTTHWERGYDGISDPISKEQITTLDTNIAEFGAAAFFPFLSKRQGIVHVIGPESGATLPGMTVVCGDSHTSTHGAFGALAHGIGTSEVEHVMATQTLLARKAKNLLVKVDGKLPLGCQAKDIVLAIIGKIGTAGGTGYTIEFAGSAIRDLSMEGRMTVCNMAIEAGARAGLVAVDDKTIAYVKGRSFSPGTDPKTGLFIGGPEWDQAVAYWETLHSDPDAKFDAVVELDASQIQPQVTWGTSPEMVVDINGRVPDPDKEKDANKRDAIERALVYMGLEPNKPMNDIFLDKVFIGSCTNSRIEDMREAAAVVKKLGQKVAKNVKLAMVVPGSGMVKEQAEREGLDKIFIAAGFEWREPGCSMCLAMNSDRLEPGERCASTSNRNFEGRQGAGGRTHLVSPAMAAAAAVHGHFVDVRQFA
- the leuD gene encoding 3-isopropylmalate dehydratase small subunit, whose protein sequence is MQKFTVHKGLVAPMDRENVDTDAIIPKQFLKSIRKTGFGPNLFDAWRYLDPGEPGQDPASRKPNPDFVLNQPRYTGASVLIARKNFGCGSSREHAPWALDQYGFRAIIAPSYADIFFNNSFKNGLLPIVLPEAQVAQLFDETFAFPGYSLTVDLERQVVVKPDGGELAFEVQAFRKFCLVNGLDDIGLTLQKRDKIKAFETERLAQKPWLAHSLIASPISH
- the asd gene encoding aspartate-semialdehyde dehydrogenase, yielding MTNASSQPLVGLVGWRGMVGSVLMDRMQTEGDFGLIEPMFFSTSNAGGKAPAMAKNEGTLKDAHDIDALKKCDIVITAQGGEYTSEVYPKLRAAGWTGHWIDAASTLRMNDDAIIVLDPVNLPVIQTALAKGGKNWIGGNCTVSCMLVGVGALYKAGLVEWMTSMTYQAASGGGAQHMRELLTQFGTLNAEVRSLLDDPKSAILEIDRKVLHKQQNLSAAETANFGAPLGGSLIPWIDKDLGLGKNPGDVDWGISKEEWKGGAETNKILGQGPGFDVAPTPVDGFCVRVGAMRCHSQALTFKLKKNVPVADIEALIATDNAWAKVVPNTREATVAQLTPVAVTGTMDIPVGRIRKLAMGPEYVGAFTIGDQLLWGAAEPLRRMLRILIEA